Below is a window of Oceanipulchritudo coccoides DNA.
TCCCTTTGAGAAAAAGTTGAAGAAGCCGAAAGGCTCTCGCTTGGTGATTGAGGGACAGTGCGGTGGATCGCGCCGGATGCTCTGGTACTGCCGGCAGGACAACATTGACTGGCAGGTCCGCAATGCGCCGGTCGCGGATCATGGTACCTGGCTCGAAGTAGACGCACCGACCAATACGTGGTCGACCGGCAAGGAAATTGTCATCGTACCAGCTGCAAATACGCTAGATACCCATTATGTCCACAGGTTGAAAAATGTCACTCGTGCGAGGGTCTGGCCCCTGAACAGAGGCAACAAAGAACTTTCCGTGGAGATCCATGCTGCCGATGGTGATTCAGGTGCAGTGGAGATCCGGAGTGATCAAAAACCAGAGGCGGTCAATGGCCCCGCGCAGTGGGAGTACCGGGACGGCGCCATCTATTTTACGCTATCGACTGGAAAGCGGGCAACAGTGATTATTTGACCGATTTGAATGATGATTACCAGTTCATCCTGAACCTATTATTTGAATCACGATGAAGATCTTCCATCGTTTCCGAAGGCAAGTTAGCTGCCTTCTGATAATTTGCTCCCTTCTCCCGGCGGCCCTTGTCGCAGAGTCCGAGCCTGATCCGATTGAACCGCGGGTCCATCCTTTGTTTTCCAATCGAATGGTCCTGCAGCGGAATCAACCGGTGCCGGTCTGGGGGCACGCTTCACCCGGGACTGAAATGACGGTCGAGTTCGGCGGACAACTGGTCCGGACGCAGACAGGGAGCGATGGTCGCTGGCTTCTTTTCCTTGAGCCAATGAAGGCATCAGGGGAGGGCCGAACCCTTAAGATCACGGACTCCTCAGGGGAACCTGATATCGAGTTAGTGGACGTCCTTGTGGGGGATGTCTGGGTATGCGCGGGCCAGTCCAACATGGCGCAAACAATGGACCGGTACTTGATCTGGGACAAGGTCAAGAAGGGTTTCACTAACCCCAACATACGACTGTTTAAAATCAAGCAGGGTGGGGTTGCCCGTGACGGCCCATCAACAGAGATTGTTTCAGATCCATTTTTCAAGGTCAGCTGGCAGCCATGTGTTCCTGAATTTGCGGCAAAGTTCTCGGCTGCTGCCAGCTTCTTTGGAATGGAATTGGAGTGCCTGACCGGTGTTCCGCTTGGCCTGCTTTACGCCAATCGTGGGGCGACTTCCGCCAGCTGCTGGTTGCCGCATGAAGTGCTTGAAGGGAATCCCGCCTACTCCCGGTTTCTAAGTCCGCAGAACCCGAATTACACGCCCTCAAAGTTCAATCCAGACGCCATTCTTGCTCCGTCACGGCTTTACAATGGAACGATACATCCCCTTGCCCCGTTCGCCATCCGGGGGGTGATCTGGTACCAGGGTGAATCGGATTCCCGCTGGTCCTGGTTGTATGCAGATTTATTTTCGGATGTGATCCGGTCATGGCGAAAACTCTGGGGTTACGATTTCCCATTCCTTTATGTCCAACTGGCTCCTCATGCCGATGTGAAGTGGGATAATGCCGGAGACGTCCGGGCCCTTATCCGTGAGGCGCAGCAACAAGTACTCGAAGATGTTCCGGGAACCGCAATGGTTGTTATCACCGATGCAGGCGAAGCGGAGGACATCCATCCGCAGGCAAAAGACATTCCGGGGAAACGGCTCGCCAGACTTGCCGCTTCACTCGATATTGAAACAATTGATGCGGGCTTTCCATCATTCAAACACCTTAAAGTCCGGGGCAACCGGGCTTCATTGAGATTTGATCATGTCAGTGGAGGTCTGCAGACGCAGCGTGTCGCAATGAATGTGGAACGTGGCCATTTTCCCGGCGAGGGCCCGGATGCAGTGGTTGCTGAGGCTGACACCCTTGTTGGTTTCGAGGTTTGCGGACCCGATCGTGTCTTTCATCCAGCCAAGGCAACCATTGTTTTGCCCGATACGGTTGAAGTGTATTCGCCAGATGTTCTCGATGTCACGGCAGTCCGTTACGGTTGGGCCAATTTTCCGCTATGTAACCTCTACGGTGGAAACGGAATGCCAGCCTCACCTTTTCGGACTCGTGTGGCGGAGGTGGCAAACAAGGCAGACCCTGGCCTTGTTGAAGTCTGCGAATCCCTTCCGGTCAGCAAGCCGAACATCCTTCTCATTATCGCGGATGACCTGAACACGGCATTGAGCGGTTACGGACATCCTCAGTGCAAGACCCCGAACTTGGACCGCTTGGCTGCAGAGGGAACACGTTTTACACGGGCATACTGTCAGTATCCGCTATGCGGGCCGTCGCGGGCATCACTCATGTCGGGCCGTTATCCCTTATCCAACGGTGTGACGGATAACAGCGGCGTCCTCAAAGCGGATATACCAACGCTGCCACAACTCTTCAGGGAGTCCGGTTATTGGACCGGGCGGGTCAGCAAAATTTTTCACATGGGCGTACCCGGGCATATCTATACCGGGGATGATGGCTTGGACCATCCGGAGTCCTGGACTGAACGCTATAATGTGAGTGTGATGGAAGCTTTGACACCGGGGAAAGCAGAGGATGTGATGCTCGAAGACAGCACGCCGCATTACAATGAATATCGGGAAAAGTGGCAGGCTGTTGCGGGCAAGGGTGGCAAGCTGTTCATTAATCACGGAAACCACCAGGGGGATGACTTTGTCATTGTCGAAGCGGATGTGGGTGATGAGCAACTGGCAGACGGAGTTGCGGCGAACAAGACCATTGAGTTATTGAAGGAGCGGGCCAGTGACAAGGAGCCGTTCTTTCTCGCTGTTGGATTTGTCCGTCCGCATGTTCCATTTGTTGCCCCGAGGCGCTCCTTCGATCGATACCCTGTTGATGAGATGCAGGTTCCTGAAGTTTCCATGGATGATCTCGACGACGTTCCTGGGTCAGCAAAGAAGCGAACAAACGCAGCCAAGTTCCAACTCTCCGAGGAGGCTCAACGCAAAAGCATGCGGGGCTATTATGCCTCCGTGAGCTACATGGATGAGCAGGTGGGTCGACTCATAGACACTCTGGATACCGTTGGATTGCGAGATAGTACAATTGTCGTTTTTCTTTCTGATCATGGCTACCATCTGGGTGAGCACACCATGTGGCAGAAGCTGAGCCTCTTTGAAGAAAGTATCAGGACACCCCTCATTGTCTCCATTCCGGGCCAGACATTGGTAAACGGCAAATGCGCCTCGATTGTTGAACTGATCGACATTTATCCGACTATTGCGGAAATTGCAGGCCTTGATGCGCCGGAGGAAATCCAGGGGCAAAGCTTTGTTCCGCTTCTAAAGGATGCTGACGCAGACCTTGGCCACAAGGATGCACTGATTCAAGTTGGGCTGGATTTTTGCCTACGCACGAGCAAGTGGGCCTTCATGCGCTATTCCGCGCGAGGTGATGGGATTAATGAATTCATGCTTTATGACATGCAGGAGGATCCAGAACAATTCACCAACCTCGTGGGCAATCGTGATTATTCAGAAATCGAAGGGTTTCTCCGCAAGCGGCTTGAAGAGAGAATTCAATCAGCAAAGACACCTGTCCACTCAATCAAGGACCCACAGTAATCTATCGATACCCCACATTGACTGTTGTGCTCTCAAGATTCTGTTGAATACGGCCAGAACGGACTTCACATCCAGTGGTAGCGTGAAATTGACTCTTGTGTAGCATCTACCGTCTCCCCCATCATTGCCTTGTGTCCCAATTGCTATGATTTGCTGCACTGGTTAAAGCAAGAGGCGTCTACATGGGAAATCCTGAAGAGGCCGGCACCCGACACTTGATCAATCCAGTCCTTGGGGTTTCTCTTTCAGCTCTTTTTCGACAGGCTCAGACTCAGGTGCCTTGGCTGCCTGAAGCAACTTGACGACCTCTGAATGATTGGCCTTTGCGGCAAATGACTCAGCAGTGTCGCCATCAATATCCTTCAAGGAGGTGTTGGCGTTGCGTTCCAAGAGAAGTTTCACGACCTCCGCTTGTCCTTCAGCGGCGGCCCACATCAGGGCGGTGAAATGTTCATTGTCATCGATCTCATCAATCTTTGCCCCCTTGTCGAGGAGGAGGGAGACCGCTTCAACAAAGGGTCCACTCGAGGCAAACATGAGAGCGGTTGAACCAATTTGGTCCTTCTTGTTGATATCGGCTCCTGCCTCGATGAGTTTGGCCATCACTTCTGAGTGCCCATTATAAGCGGCATACATGATGGCAGTTCGGTTAGCCTCATCGGTGACGTTTATATCAAAACCGTTTTCCAAAGCTTCCGCAATCGGTTGCCATTGGCCCTCGAGAGCGGCTGAAAAGACAACTTTCAGATCCGTTGCTTCGTCCAGCGCTTGGGCATGGGAGAGGGTGGGGATTAAAACGCAAGCGACGCATGCAAGCATGAAACAGCCCGCGATGGCTTTAAATGAGTGAGCTCTTTGCATTCGGGATAAGTAAAGCGCCTCCACCTGTCGTTAACAAGGGCGAAACTTCCTCCATATGAATCCGGAGGTCCGCTTGGTGACCAATCCGGGGGGTGGGATAAGTTTTCTTCACCCAAGCCCGGGAGTCGCTAACTATCCTTCGACTGCTCGTCATCCTGCATGCTTTCATGGACGGAGACCACGGCTTCCGTGACTCGGTGTTTCTCGATGACCGAATCCAACTTCTTCTTCACTGCGTCCTCGACATACATCTCCTGGGAGAGCCCGACATACAAACCTACTGTGGGAGTCCCTGTCCCGGTCTCGATTCAAAAAAGAAACTGTAACCCATTCATGCTCGTTTCCGTATAAAGGTATGAGAGCACACTATGGCCTCATTAACCTAAACACCTAACGATTATGAAAATCCTGACCCAATCCATTCTCCTGTCTGTCTTAGCACTCGGCGGGAGTGTTCTAAGCGCTGCTCCTCAAACGATGGAGCTCAAGGCGCCTCAAGCCATTGAAATCATCGAGCCGGAAGTACCGGTCAATTACATGCGCTGGGGTATCAAGGGGCACGTCGTCGTCACCTTCCAGATCAATGAGGAAGGACAGCCGGAAAACATCCATCTTGTTGACTATGACGATCGCGTTTACGCAAAGGTTGTGACGAAGGCCCTCCGCCAATGGCGCTTTGAAAAGCCTGAGGTCGAGGGGATCACCTACCGGTTGCCGATCAACTTCATTTAAGGTATCTGGACTGTATTTTCCCTATCCACGGCAATCACCTCATTTGCCCAGTCTGGACCAGATACCATTTTGCAAATCAACGACCCATTGAGTGCTTGCGGGGTCATACCAATACCAAGCCGACTCAGCAGCCGAAAAGGAATAGGGCCATGTGAAACGGTGCCATTCGTTGTTGGCGGCGAAGGTTTGCCGGAGTCCGGTATCCACATTGACCCGCCACTGGACACTGGCCCCTGAGGTATCAAGGCGATACCATCTGCCGATATTGTAGGGCCAACTGCCGGGTTCGATATAGGGCCAACTGCCGGCACTGATATAGGGCCAACTGACATAGACCCAACCCACCGGCCACCAGCGTTCGGTACCCTTTGTCCCTGTCAGCCACGGGAAATCGAATTCACCGCTGGTGGAAAAATCGAGCCCACCACCAACGTATTCCCGATATGCATAAGTCCCCGATATTTCAGTCAGAAAGGTCAGCTCAGTTTCCTCCCGATAGCTCGCCGGGTTATTGCCGCCATCATCGTAGGTTTGCGTGAGCAGACCCACGTTTTGGGATAGTCGCGTATAGCTCCAATTCCCAGGCTCACCAAACCAATCAAAGCGGGTGGCACTCAGGAATTGGGTCCCTCCAATGCTCTGACCCGGAAGGCTGGCCGCGACCGTTCCCTCGCTCGGGGCCAATTGCGCGGCACTCGAAGCAGCTAAGGCCAAAATTCCAAACAGACTCAATTGCAAGGCTTTCAACATAACTAACTCTGTCAGACGGCGAACGAAATTTAAGCGAGAGTATTGTGGAAACTTATAGCGCAAAACAGCTACCCTTATGGGCGGGAGCCCGGACTATTAGCTTGGGCAGCTCCCTGCAGCTGCTTGATCGCACTTTTTGCCCCGGTGTGAAATTTTTCCGCTTCGGGGATTGAGTGGACGGCCCCCGGGCTATCCAACTTCCTCGAGCTCAACTTAAGGACCTATGTGCATGACCGGTACGGTCGGCCAGGGGTCTGGTTCTATTCGCTGGATGCCAATCAGGCCATAGCGATCAAGATTGCCCAGACGGTGTTTTCGTTGCTCTATGTGTATGCGGAAATGTCGGCGCAGACGCGACCCGGCAAACCGATCGAGCTCCACTCCACCCGGAGAGGTCAGCCCCGGCAAAGCTTTGCCTACGCTCCGGGGGCTTCCATCGGCCAAGCAGCCCGGCATCGCTTCCCGTGAGCATCTGGGGGACTTTGAAGATAAGCCTTTCCTCGCGATCGTTTTTCGGTAGGGTGGAGGATTGTAAGTTTATCTTGGTGGGGACCTCTCGCTGACTGTCGGCCACTTCTGGTCGGTCCGATTCCGTCGCCTCCTCTGAGCCTAGCTCAAAATTGAGGAGTATTTATGTTTAAAAATCCACCATTCCCCGCGCAGGCGAGGCAAGCACTTGCTACGCCATCACCTATCAACGAACTCAACCGGTCCTTAACGGCGATCGTCTATTGTGAGGCCAATTTCGGCGGTATTGACGGAAAGACGGCCAACGGCCTGGTCCGCCATTCCGAGAAATACGAGATTCTCTCAATTATCGATAGTGAGAAGGCTGGTCAGGATGCCGGTACGGTTCTCGACGACGAGCCCAACGGGATTCCCATCTTTCGCGACCTGACCGATGCCTTGGCGCACGCCGGTAAGGTCCCGGACTACTTCATCTTCGGAATTGCCCCAGCGACCGGGATGCTCTCACCGGCTGAGCGCAGACTGGTACTGAAAGCCATCGATCTGGGGATGAACATCGTCAACGGGCTCCATGAGTTCCTGAACGAAGATCCAGAATTTGTAGCAGCGTGTTTACGATCAAACGTGGTGATTCGCGACGTCCGGCGGCCTCGCGAGAAAAAAGATTTACGCGTTTTCAGTGGGCGCATCGCGGAGGTCACCTGCCCGCGTATTGCTGTTCTGGGGACTGACTGCGCCATTGGTAAGCGGACCACCGCCACCGTTTTGACAAAGGCCCTCAGGGATCTCGGCATCAAGGCCGTGATGATCGGAACGGGTCAGACCGGCTTAATTCAAGGAGCACGTTACGGGATGGCTCTTGATGCGGTGCCCTCACAGTTTTGCGCGGGAGAATTGGAGGCCACGATTCTCGAAGCGTTCGCAGGCGAGGATCCCGATGTTATTTTCATCGAAGGGCAGGGCTCCCTCAGCCATCCCGCGTATTCCACCTCCAGCTTCATTCTGCGCGGCAGCTGCCCGGATGGCGTTGTGTTGCAGCATGCCCCGGGACGGGAGCACCGGTGCGACTTCCCCCAGATGCCCATGCCGACTCCAGCCTCCGAGATAAATCTTATTGAGACCTTCGCGGAAACCAAGGTGATTGGCCTCACGCTCAACCACGAGAACATGACGGACGCGGAAATTTCCTCAGCAATCATCCTCTATGAACTTGAGTTGGGTATCCCCGTCACCGATGCATTGACCCGGCCCACTGAGCGTTTGGTGGAAATGGTCCTCGCCGCGTTTCCGCAGATTGGAGAAAAGCTATCAACCGTCGTAGCATAACCGCGCCACGATTGCAGATCGATCTCAACAAGATATATCACAACGCAGAGACACTTGTCGCCCGGCTGAGCAAACGAGGTATTTCGGTCACTGGTGTCACCAAGGCCAGCATGGGATTGCCGGAGATCGCGAACGTTTGGCTTCAGGCAGGCGTCAGCGGGCTGGGGGATTCCCGTATCCAGAATTTAGATACGCTAAGGCGCGCGAGTATCGTGGCACCGATGGTGTTGGTTCGCTCACCGATGCTGAGTCAAGTGGATCAAGTGGTCGCGCTCACCGACGTCAGTTTAAATTCGGAAGTCGAAGTCATCCGGAAACTTTCTGCCGCTGCAAATACCATAAACCGAATCCACGGAATCGTGCTTATGGTCGAACTGGGAGACCTGCGCGAAGGCATCATGCCTGAGCTTCTGGAGGCCACGGTAGCGGAAGTGCTTCGTCTTCCCAGCCTTGTGTTGGAAGGCATCGGGACAAATCTCGCCTGCCGATGCGGCGTATCACCCGACGACCGGAACATGGCCGAATTATCATCCCTTGCGGATTCGCTTGAAGCCACTTTTGGGATAAGTATCAACACCGTATCCGGTGGCAACTCGGCCAATCTCGATTGGGCTCTTAACTGCGCGGACACCGGACGGATCAACAACCTTCGCTTGGGCGAAGCGCTCCTTCTGGGATGTGAGCCCCTTCATCGCCAAGCGATCAAAGGCCTGCATACCGATGCCGTTACACTTTTTGCAGAAGTAATCGAATCGAAGGAAAAACCTTCCAAGCCATGGGGCGAGATTGCGCAATCGGCCTTTGGGGCGGTCCCTCAAAGCAACGATACCGGAAGCATCAAGCAATCCATTCTCGCGATTGGGCGGCAGGACATTGATCCATGCGGCCTCACTCCGCCATCCGGGATTGTGATTCTCGGGGCGAGCAGCGATCACCTTGTCGTTGATTCCGGCAACTATTCCCATCAGCTGGCGGTTGGTGCTGAAATTCCGTTTCAGCTCAATTACAGCGCGTTGCTCCGCGCCATGACCTCACCCTACGTCACCAAGGACATCATGCGAACGCCTATGACAAGGCATCTTGCAGAAAACGCACAAAGTTCCTGTGCATGACATTTGCCACGTCCTCGTCGCTGTAGCCGCGTGATTTGAGAATTGCAGGCAACCGCTGCACATCGGCAATCGAGTCCAGATCCATCGGTGATTCCTCAAGTCCGAATCCGCCGTCCAGATCCGAACCGATGCCCGCGTGTAGCGAGTTCCCCGCGAGCTGGCAGACATGGTCGATGTGATCGACAATATGTTCCAGCTTCACGCCCGTCTCCGCCGGCTTGGTCTTCCCAAGAATCCAGCCCGGAACCAGCATCCATGCATCCAGTGACGCCCCGATGACAGCCCCGCGGGTGATCAGTTCCTGCAACTGCTCAGAGGTGAATTGGCGCTCGTGTTGAACAAGCTTCCGGCAATTGGAATGGCTCGCCCAGACTTTACCTTGGAACACATCCATGGCCTCGCGGAAGGATTCGTCACACAGGTGGGAAACGTCGAGAATGATCCCCAGGCGATCCATCTCCTTGAGCAGCTCCGCTCCCTTGGCTCCGATACCGCCTCTTGCGTTCGTGCCCTGTGCGTAAATTCCCGGGCCGAAATTTGCGGGTCCGATGGCGCGCAGACCCTGCGCGTAAGCGCGTTCGACGTGCCCGATGGTCACCATGGAATCAGCGCCTTCAAGGCTCAGTAGGTAGGAAATGGGAGCGCTGACCGGAGGGTCCTGTGTCCACAGTTCCACCGCGGCGTCCAACTGAGCAACCGTCGTAATTTGCGACAACTCACCCTTCTCCTCCATGGCACGGTACCAGGCCAGCTGCCCCTGTGTCTGTGCCCAAGCCTGCTCGGGAGAATGCCACCCGCGAAGGCGATTGGACGGCTTAATATAACGACCGATTAACGTGGCCACGCAGATACCCGTCTGGCCTTTGCGCATTTCCGGAAAACAGACCGTTCCCTTCCCGCGATCGGGCCGGTCCGTCATCTCTCGCTCCCGCTCACGGATCTCATGCAAGGGTCGCGTGTAGTCACGGTTCCACTCAAGGGCGTTCATGCCCAAATCAAGGTGGGCATCAAAGATTAACATGGCTAAAGATCTGGAGGGTGGCTGACAGGGCGCCGAGACTTTACCATCGGTTCAGCTTGGCAAGACTGTATTTGGCAGAGCGTGAAACTGGCACGTGCTGGGTGAGGGGACCGCGCTGGAGCCAGCCTCAAATGGGTCATTTTTAAAACTTACCGCGGGTATTTGTTTCTTGGTTCCCGCTACAAGTTGCTCTGATTGAGCGTTTGCTGAAGCGCCTTGTAATTGATGTAGACAAAGTAGGCCATGAAGGCGGGCATGACCCATGTGCCCAGTTTCCAGAAGAGGAGAATGCCGATGGCGCTGGCGCAGACCATGCCAGTGATATGAATCAATCTTGAGCGCTTGTGGCCGACAACCGCGGCCAGCATCTGACCACCGTCCAGCGGGTAGATTGGGAGGCAATTGAAGATCGACCAGACAATGCTGATCCAAACCAGATCGAACAGCATGATTAGTAAAAGCGAATTTTCCGGAATGGGGAAATTCCGGATTACCGCAATCGCCAGCAGTCCGAGCAGGAGTTGGATGCCCGGACCCGCGGCTGTTACGAGAAAGGATTGCCGTCGGCTCAGGACCCCGGCCGGAAAACTGGCGGTGCCCCCGAAGGCGGTCAGCGTTATGATCGTCGGCAGGCCAAATTTGCGAATGGTCAGGGCATGTCCCAATTCATGCACAAAGATCGAGAGGAACCCGGCTAAGACAAACAGGGCTACGTTAATGATGTCCTGTCGGTCGGCCATGTGCACTCCGCCTCCCAGAAAGACCATCGTGATCCAGAACCACGGTGCAATTCGAACGGGTATGCCTGCAAAATTAAATGTTATCATAGTTTTCTTCGGGTTAGGCAAAGACCTCCGGCTCCCTCTGCAACGGTTAATTGCTGGCAAACCCACCCAGGCATCCGTCCCCGCGTTGCGGGTCTGTCAACTTGGGCTAGGTATGTCAGCCCTTTGGGCTTTGATGACAAGTTTGGGCATCTTGTGGCGCGGCTTTGGAAAATACCGAAGGGTCGGAAGATGTAGCCCAGGTTGAGGGTTCCGCAACGCGGAGCCCGACGCCTGGGTATTCTTATAGCATACATTAGAATCTTGTATCCCAAGAGGGAGGCCGTACTGTGATCAACGACCTCGGAACGATACCGAGGGAGCGTTTAATAACCAAAAAAGAGGAATTCAGGAATGAGCACACTTACAGGAAAAGTCGCCTTGGTAACGGGCGGGACATCCGGCATTGGCCGGGCGACGGCCGAGCTGCTGACGAAGAACGGCGCGACGGTGGTGATCACCGGGCGCCGCGAGGCCGAGGGCAAGGAAACGGTCCGGCTGGTTGAGGAAGCCGGTGGCAAGTGCGTTTTCATCCAGGGCGACATGTCGCTCGAGGCGGATATCGAGAAGGCCGTCTCGGAGACCGTGTCGCAGTTCGGCAAACTGGACATTGCGGTGAACAACGCGGGCGTCGAGGTGGCGGGAATGGTGCCTGAAATCGACAAGGAAAGCTTCGACAAGGTCTTCGGTGTCAACGTCTGGGGCGTCCTTGCCTCAATGAAGCATGAGATACCGGTGATGCTGAAGAACGGGGGCGGATCGATCATCAACATGTCGAGCATCGCCGGACACATCGGTGCACCCGGCTTGTCAATTTACATCGCCAGCAAGCACGCGGTTGAGGGTCTGACCAAGGTGGCCGCCCTCGAGACCGCCCAGCAGGGCATCCGTATCAACGCGGTGGCCCCGGCGGTGATTGAAACGGCCATGGCTGAGCGCCTGTTTGGTGGCGACGAGGAGACCCGCACGGGCATGATCGCCCGTCATCCCATCGGCCGCTTTGGCGTCTCCAAGGAAGTTGCGGAAGCAGTCCTTTGGCTGGCCAGCGATGCCTCCAGCTACACGACCGGACACAGCCTGCCAGTTGATGGCGGCTTCCTGGCAACTTGAATCCGACGATATCCCCTGAATCCCTAAAGCTTGATCACCTTAAGGCGCGCGAGGGTGGCGGGACCGGCGAGGGGACTGGTCACTTCAAAAGAAACCGTCTCAATCTCCGCATTGACGGCCGCGGGAATGCCAATGGGGGAAGTGGCTGCGCTGCCGTCCACCCACGTTTCCGTGACGGTGTTGTAGATTTCGAGCGTGTAGGACAGTCCGCCGGGTTGGATGCGCCGGTTGTAGGTCAGGTTGAGAAAGGTGTCTCCCCCGGATTCAGTCAGGTAATAATTAACCGCCCTTAACTCAGCGGGATTGGTTGGGTCGAGACCCGTGGCAAACTCAACCAGGTTGAGGGTGCCGTCCAGGTCGTAGTCGTCCAGTTCCCCGGTGGCGAGGCCACCTATTATTTCCGCTTCGGTAAAGTAACGGGTCTGCCAGGAATTGAAGGGATCGGTAAAGACCGTGATCGGGATGACCTTGTTGTCCGTTTCCGGAAGGGACGGATCGTTGTCGGACAGATCGATGGTCAAATCTGTGTCCGTATTGGTTCCGGCTGTGTAAAGGAGTCCGTAGGGATCGCTCAGGGTCGTGTTGATCTCCGTCTTGCTGGCATTGATAGTCAGGGAGGTTGATCCATTACCCGAGACCTGGGCGACCTGCACGCCACCGGGTATGTCCGTGGACAGGGACAACTGCCCGTGGGTGACGCCAAGGATCAATTGAAAACCGCTCTCCGTGTCCGGATCAGAGATACCAAGCCCGTTCAAGGGTTCGGCGAATCCGTTGGCCGCCGCGAGGGAGGTGGGCCCCTCAATTGTGGGCGGGGCATTGGGATCAACCACGTAGATCGTGACGTTGCGAATGGTCGTCTGTACGCCATCGGAGACCGACAACTGAATGGCGGCCGTGCCCGTGGCATCGGCTGTGGTGAACTGGACGGTCCGCGATCCTCCTGAACCGGTCACGACAATGGAAGCATCCGGGATCAGGCTTTCCGAAAGCGAGAC
It encodes the following:
- a CDS encoding type VI secretion system tube protein Hcp; translation: MNQLTAFACRRVEACFLLLALIGTWQTGHAQADIYARFTGGVNPPPGESTAAGRNGWTDIQSFFAGAFNVVSFGSGGTASTSNPDLYSVSFTKPVDSLSPSLFKALTQGSAFDKLEIDYDVLYGGGVITQTRLIYNNVFVESLSWSGSKNGGAPDESVSCAFKSASFQTRLQSSNGTWNTESGYLAFYDLQTNTGNYGLESFPSDGSIAPSINSVPAQTVVRNSTGLSFSFSFSDADTDVNSLTADAVSLSESLIPDASIVVTGSGGSRTVQFTTADATGTAAIQLSVSDGVQTTIRNVTIYVVDPNAPPTIEGPTSLAAANGFAEPLNGLGISDPDTESGFQLILGVTHGQLSLSTDIPGGVQVAQVSGNGSTSLTINASKTEINTTLSDPYGLLYTAGTNTDTDLTIDLSDNDPSLPETDNKVIPITVFTDPFNSWQTRYFTEAEIIGGLATGELDDYDLDGTLNLVEFATGLDPTNPAELRAVNYYLTESGGDTFLNLTYNRRIQPGGLSYTLEIYNTVTETWVDGSAATSPIGIPAAVNAEIETVSFEVTSPLAGPATLARLKVIKL
- a CDS encoding glucose 1-dehydrogenase, which codes for MSTLTGKVALVTGGTSGIGRATAELLTKNGATVVITGRREAEGKETVRLVEEAGGKCVFIQGDMSLEADIEKAVSETVSQFGKLDIAVNNAGVEVAGMVPEIDKESFDKVFGVNVWGVLASMKHEIPVMLKNGGGSIINMSSIAGHIGAPGLSIYIASKHAVEGLTKVAALETAQQGIRINAVAPAVIETAMAERLFGGDEETRTGMIARHPIGRFGVSKEVAEAVLWLASDASSYTTGHSLPVDGGFLAT